From a single Silene latifolia isolate original U9 population chromosome 6, ASM4854445v1, whole genome shotgun sequence genomic region:
- the LOC141588329 gene encoding uncharacterized protein LOC141588329: MAKKNVVATEETQMTAEEIAKMREEIELLREALRAVSRGTERVVDAHAINTAIARHRPAKFEGTGPPNLMDEWVREMENIFDAVGCPEDMKIDQAAFYLQGKAGVWWSNNKTKMREFYVESEGRLLSWEDFKGELKIEYVPEHVRSQLRAEFDLFAMTDGMTVAAYHNKFWELSTYVADLNMSEEMLAARFEKGLSLEIMQKMPAGVPSTVKSVYERAGNAERLIAMAKEKELSQKEKRKAEGDVGSQSNKKGNYGQSRNQSFGGYGSGSSGSGGSWNRGSGVRTHHCKGCGKNHPGKDCNGQTVLCYKCGKPGHRAYECWHKSTQGPGGGSQGSYSRSSAPSVGSNHNGGRWNNTRSFSNSNQSNGGGGYQRYNNGSYQNSAAKQPGSASTVQGTEKSSGKLFMMDQKTAEKDAHVVTGTFLVNSKPSFVLFDSGASNSFIASTHAKKLKLKLFDVIDEDVIIPSGEIVKCDKLYRDVSVIIRGVELFVNLIDFPLDGFEIVLGMDCLSKYKAKIDCYQRRVTLRGPKGVRVSYKGFVVKPRVKLISATTLKSCLRKGDQLILCHVRDVREEGLAAEEISVVREFEDVFPEELPGLPPKRTIDFSVELKPGTGPISKAPYRMGPKELEELKKQLQELLDKGYIRPSVSPWGAPLYAKLSKCEFWLEKVAFLGHVISKEGVSVDPNKIEAVSSWKAPKNVAEIRSFLGLAGYYRRFVKDFSKIARPITALMRKENRFKWDESCEAAFQTLKDRLTTAPVLALPEGSEGFEVYTDASKNGLGCVLMQKGKVIAYASRQLKPYEENYPTHDLELGAVVFALKIWRHYLYGATFKVFSDHKSLKYIYTQKELNMRQRRWIELIGDYDMEIVYHEGKANVVADALSRKSVHSLCTVLSRLKLRDEVEKMGIHVIRKGDGLGDLTMEPELYEEIRVMQVGDPRLAEWRKAVEAGEATRFSVYSDGSLRFEGRWCVPANEDMKRKIMTEAHATPYSVHPGGDKLYKDLKKTFWWPGMKKEVAEFVSKCLVCQKVKGEHKRPQGKVQSLSVPGWKWESISMDFIVGLPKTQKGNNMIWVIVDRLTKTAHFIPMKDTWSKADLAKAYTKHVLKLHGIPKDIVSDRDSRFISKFWQELQESLGTELKMSTAFHPATDGQTERTIQTLEDMLRACVMEFGGSWEDRLDLIEFSYNNSYHASIGMAPFEALYGRKCRSPVCWDDSTEVVVLGPQMIQDMIEQIQVIRQKMKAAQDRQKSYADLRRSDIEFEVGDKVLLKVSPMRGVMRFGKRGKLSPKFIGPYEILNRVGEVAYRLALPPALDRVHNVFHVSQLRKYVSDPSHVIEPETVQLNESLTYEEVPKEILDHKVRSTRNGETRLVKVLWSHHNVEEATWEAEAAMRERYPQLFEQV, from the exons ATGGCTAAGAAGAATGTTGTTGCTACTGAAGAAACTCAAATGACCGCAGAGGAGATTGCTAAGATGAGGGAAGAGATTGAGCTATTGAGGGAGGCCCTGAGGGCAGTTAGTAGAGGCACTGAAAGAGTGGTTGATGCGCATGCCATCAACACCGCAATTGCCCGTCACCGTCCTGCAAAGTTTGAAGGAACTGGACCACCAAATCTGATGGATGAGTGGgtaagagagatggagaatattttTGACGCTGTGGGATGCCCCGAGGATATGAAGATAGATCAAGCAGCCTTCTATCTGCAGGGTAAGGCTGGAGTGTGGTGGTCGAATAACAAGACAAAAATGAGGGAGTTTTATGTGGAGTCTGAAGGTAGGTTGCTTAGCTGGGAGGATTTCAAAGGAGAGCTAAAGATCGAGTATGTTCCAGAACACGTACGCAGTCAACTAAGGGCTGAATTTGACCTGTTTGCTATGACAGACGGTATGACAGTAGCTGCGTATCATAATAAGTTCTGGGAGCTATCTACTTATGTGGCCGACTTGAACATGAGTGAAGAGATGTTGGCAGCACGGTTCGAGAAGGGACTGTCACTAGAAATCATGCAGAAAATGCCAGCTGGAGTACCTTCTACGGTGAAGAGTGTTTATGAGAGAGCAGGCAACGCCGAGAGGCTGATTGCAATGGCTAAAGAGAAGGAACTCAGCCAGAAGGAGAAGAGAAAGGCAGAAGGTGATGTAGGAAGTCAAAGCAATAAGAAGGGGAATTATGGGCAGTCAAGGAACCAATCATTTGGAGGGTACGGTAGTGGTAGTTCTGGGTCTGGTGGTAGTTGGAATCGTGGGTCAGGAGTGAGGACTCATCACTGTAAAGGGTGTGGTAAGAATCATCCCGGAAAAGACTGTAACGGTCAAACAGTACTATGCTACAAGTGTGGGAAGCCAGGACACCGAGCCTATGAGTGTTGGCATAAATCAACTCAAGGCCCAGGAGGTGGAAGTCAAGGAAGCTATTCTAGATCATCTGCACCAAGTGTAGGGAGTAATCATAATGGGGGAAGATGGAATAATACAAGAAGCTTTAGTAACTCTAACCAGAGCAATGGAGGAGGAGGATATCAAAGGTACAACAATGGAAGCTACCAGAATTCAGCTGCAAAACAGCCTGGTTCAGCTAGTACAGTCCAGGGCACAGAAAAGAGCAGCGGTAAATTGTTTATGATGGACCAGAAGACAGCAGAGAAGGATGCACACGTGGTTACGGGTACATTTCTAGTAAACTCTAAACCATCTTTTGTCTTGTTCGATTCGGGAGCTAGTAATTCATTTATAGCTAGTACCCATGCTAAGAAGTTAAAGCTTAAATTATTTGATGTAATAGATGAGGATGTAATAATACCATCAGGAGAGATTGTCAAATGTGACAAACTGTATAGGGATGTGTCCGTAATTATAAGGGGAGTGGAATTATTTGTAAATCTTATAGACTTCCCGTTAGATGGATTTGAAATAGTCTTGGGGATGGACTGCTTGAGTAAATACAAGGCTAAGATCGATTGCTATCAAAGGAGAGTGACATTAAGGGGACCTAAGGGAGTGAGGGTAtcttataaggggtttgttgtTAAGCCTAGGGTGAAACTCATTTCAGCTACTACCTTAAAATCTTGTTTGAGGAAGGGAGATCAGTTGATTCTGTGCCATGTTCGAGATGTCCGAGAGGAAGGTTTGGCAGCAGAAGAGATATCAGTGGTACGTGAATTTGAAGATGTATTCCCAGAAGAATTGCCAGGACTGCCGCCGAAGAGAACAATTGATTTCAGCGtagagcttaagccgggaacgggacCTATTTCTAAGGCTCCATACCGGATGGGACCGAAAGAATTAGAAGAACTGAAGAAGCAACTACAGGAGTTGTTGGACAAAGGCTATATCCGTCCTAGTgtatcaccttggggagcaccc ttgtatgctaagctgagcaaatgtgagttctggttggagaaagtagcatttttgggtcatgtgatatcaaaGGAAGGAGTGTCCGTGGACCCTaacaagattgaggcagtgtctAGCTGGAAGGCACCGAAAAATGTGGCAGAGATTCGAAGTTTTCTGGGCCTGGCAGGTTACTATCGGAGATTTGTTAAAGACTTCTCCAAAATTGCAAGACCTATCACGGCCCTAATGAGGAAGGAAAATCGTTTcaagtgggatgagagttgtgaggcaGCATTCCAAACTTTAAAGGATCGCCTTACCACAGCTCCTGTGTTAGCTTTACCAGAAGGAAGTGAAGGATTTGAAGTGTAtactgatgcttcaaagaatggactGGGTTGTGTGCTTATGCAGAAAGGCAAGGTGATAGCATATGCCTCAAGACAGTTGAAGCCATATGAAGAGAATTATCCAACCCATGATTTAGAATTGGgagcagtggtgtttgcactgAAAATTTGGAGGCACTACTTGTACGGGGCAACTTTTAaagtattttcagatcacaagagcctgaaatatatctacactcagaaggagctgaaTATGAGACAGCGAAGGTGGATCGAGCTGATTGGAGACTATGATATGGAGATTGTATACCACGAAGGAAAGGCAAACGTAGTAGCAGATGCATTAAGTCGGAAATCTGTGCACTCTTTATGTACTGTTTTGTCACGATTGAAGCTGAGGGATGAAGTAGAAAAGATGGGAATTCATGTGATCAGAAAGGGAGATGGCTTGGGCGATTTAACCATGGAACCTGAGTTATATGAAGAGATTCGAGTAATGCAAGTCGGAGATCCTAGACTGGCTGAATGGAGGAAGGCCGTGGAAGCAGGAGAAGCAACGAGATTTTCGGTGTATTCTGATGGCAGTTTGAGGTTTGAAGGGAGATGGTGTGTGCCAGCAAATGAGGATATGAAGAGAAAGATAATGACTGAAGCACATGCAACTCCATATTCTGTGCACCCAGGAGGAGATAAATTGTATAAGGATctgaagaagactttttggtggccaggGATGAAGAAGGAGGTGGCAGAGTTTGTGTCCAAATGCTTGGTATGTCAGAAGGTGAAAGGTGAGCACAAGAGGCCTCAAGGGAAGGTGCAATCCTTAAGTGTACCAGGATGGAAGTGGGAGTCTATATCAATGGACTTTATCGTAGGACTACCAAAGACTCAGAAGGggaacaacatgatatgggtaattgtGGATCGTCTGACAAAGACAGCacattttattccaatgaaagatacttggagcaAGGCTGATTTGGCAAAGGCTTACACGAAGCACGTTCTTAAGCTACATGGTATACCCAAggatatagtgtctgacagagattcaAGATTTATATCtaagttttggcaagagctgcaGGAATCCTTGGGAACAGAGCTAAAAATGAGTACCGCATTTCATCCggcaacagatggtcagacagagcgCACTATCCAAACACTAGAAGATATGTTGCGAGCGTGTGTAATGGAGTTTGGGGGATCTTGGGAAGACCGACTAGATTTGATAGAGTTCTCCTATAATAATAGTTACCATGCCAGTATAGgaatggcaccttttgaagcatTATACGGGAGAAAGTGTAGGAgcccagtttgttgggatgattcGACTGAGGTAGTAGTGTTGGGACCTCAGATGATTCAGGACATGATAGAGCAGATACAAGTGATCAGGCAGAAGATGAAAGCAGCGCAGGacagacaaaagagttatgcagatttgcgCAGAAGTGATATTGAGTTTGAGGTCGGGGATAAAGTTCTTCTAAAAGTATCTCCAATGCgtggtgttatgaggtttgggaaacgTGGGAAGTTGAGCCCCAAAttcattggaccgtatgagatctTGAATCGAGTGGGAGAAGTAGCTTATCGATTAGCACTACCTCCAGCACTTGACCGAGTCCATAACGTGTTCCATGTTTCTCAGCtcaggaagtatgtgagtgatccatctcaCGTGATTGAGCCGGAAACTGTGCAATTAAATGAATCGCTGACATATGAAGAGGTGCCTAAAGAGATTCTGGATCACAAGGTAAGGAGCACGAGGAATGGGGAAACGAGACTGGTAAAGGTATTGTGGTCTCATCATAATGTAGAGGAAGCAACTTGGGAAGCTGAGGCAGCTATGAGAGAACGATACCCTCAACTGTTTGAACAGGTATGA
- the LOC141588330 gene encoding protein FAR-RED IMPAIRED RESPONSE 1-like: protein MGGKEPNYIISDQDAGIINAVPAVFKKARHRFCMWHIMKKVTDKVGSTICKETDFLSRLNNVVWSEDLEPEEFEENWAKVISEFSLEENKRLTDKHNLKLLEAQSHNSMPETLFGSNWEAHAVKVYTHEVFFDFQKEVKFSVNACSVCGYTPPDPVTNFEVSIVEDANKRKRYAVEYNRRTMDVRCACKLFERKGILCNHIIWICSGKFKEIPEKYILRRWSKNALRNPVYDLNGNLLENNDLTGNSKFKMSRVCPRFTQSLVCLKEKKMSQI from the exons ATGGGTGGCAAAGAACCCAATTACATCATCAGTGACCAAGATGCCGGAATAATAAATGCAGTTCCAG CCGTGTTCAAAAAAGCAAGACATCgcttttgcatgtggcacattatgAAGAAAGTAACAGACAAGGTTGGGAGCACAATTTGCAAAGAGACTGATTTCTTAAGCCGTCTGAATAATGTTGTATGGAGCGAGGACTTGGAGCCTGAGGAATTTGAAGAGAATTGGGCTAAAGTCATTAGCGAGTTTTCGTTAGAAGAGAATAAACGGTTGACTGACAA GCACAATCTAAAGCTTCTCGAAGCACAGAGCCACAACTCAATGCCTGAAACCCTATTCGGGTCAAACTGGGAGGCCCATGCAGTGAAGGTCTATACACATGAAGTGTTCTTTGATTTCCAAAAGGAGGTTAAATTTTCGGTAAATGCGTGTAGTGTTTGTGGATACACCCCACCAGATCCAGTAACTAACTTTGAAGTTTCAATTGTTGAGGACGCGAACAAGCGAAAGAGATATGCAGTTGAGTACAATCGGAGAACAATGGATGTTCGTTGTGCATGTAAATTGTTTGAAAGGAAAGGTATCTTATGCAACCACATCATTTGGATTTGCTCGGGGAAGTTTAAGGAAATTCCTGAGAAATACATTTTGCGTAGGTGGAGTAAGAATGCACTCAGAAAcccggtttatgatttgaatggaAATCTACTGGAAAACAATGATCTTACTGGTAATAGTAAGTTTAAGATGTCTCGTGTGTGTCCGAGATTTACGCAATCGTTGGTATGCTTAAAAGAAAAGAAGATGAGTCAGATATGA